In Streptomyces sp. NBC_00341, the DNA window GCGGCCGAGACCGGCGCGGAGGTGCCGGCCGAGCCGATCGTCTTCCTCAAGACGCCGGACACCGTCGTCGGCCCCGACGACGAGGTGCTGATCCCGCGCGCCTCCGTCAAGACGGACTACGAGGTCGAACTCGCCGTCGTCATCGGCCGCGAGGCCCGCTACCTCCCTGACGCAGAGTCAGCCGCCGCCTGTGTCGCCGGATACGCCATCAGCAACGACGTCTCCGAGCGGGAGTTCCAGCTGGAGCGCGGCGGCCAGTGGGACAAGGGCAAGAACTGCGAGACCTTCAACCCGCTCGGCCCCTGGCTCCTGAGCGCCGACGAGGTCCCGGACCCGCACTCCCTCGGCCTGCGCCTCTGGGTCAACGGCGAACTCCGCCAGGACGGCGGCACGCACGACATGATCTTCGGCGTCCACGAAATCGTGCGCTACCTCAGCCACTTCATGACCCTGCGCCCCGGCGACATCATCAACACCGGTACCCCGGCCGGTGTCGCGCTCGGCCGCCCCGAGACGCCCTACCTGCGCCCCGGTGACGTCATGGAGGTCGAGATCGACGGCCTCGGCCGCCAGCGCCAGACCCTTGGGAAGGCATGAGATGACCACCACCCCCGCAACCACCGCCGTCCCAGTCCCCGGCCCCCTCGCCGGGCTGCGCGCCCTGGTCACCGGCGGCGCCTCCGGCCTCGGCCGCGCGACCGCCCAGCGGCTCACCGCGCAGGGCGCCCGCGTCGTCGTCCTCGACCGCGCGGGCGAGGCCCCGGAAGGCACGGCCGGGCTCGTCCGCGCCGACCTGGCCGACGACGCCTCGGTCCGCGCGGCCGTCACAGAGGCGCTCGACGTGCTCGGCGGCCTCGACATCCTCGTCAACAACGCGGGGATCGGCGCCCAGGGCTCCGTGGAGGACAACGACGACGCCGAGTGGCACCGCGTCCTGGACGTCAACGTCGTCGGGCTCGTCCGCGTCACCCGCGCCGCCCTGCCCGCGCTCCGCGCCTCCGCGCACGGCGCCGTCGTCAACATCGGCTCCATCGCCGCGACCGCCGGGCTCCCGCAGCGCGCCCTCTACACCGCGAGCAAGGGCGCGATCCTCTCGCTGACCCGCGCGATGGCCGCCGACCTGCTCCCCGAGGGCATCCGCGTCAACGCCGTCAACCCCGGTACGGCCGATACGCCGTGGGTCGGCCGGCTCCTCGCGAGCGCCGAGGACCCCGCCGCCGAACAGGCCGCCCTCGCCGCACGGCAGCCGCACGGCCGCCTCGTGAGCGGAGAAGAGGTCGCGGAGGCGGTCTCCTATCTCGTATCGCCCGCCGCCGCCTCCACGACCGGCACCACCCTCGCCGTAGACGGCGGCATGGACGGGCTTCGCCTGCGCGGGGAAGGATGAGCACCGTGCCGGAACAGCCCTCCTCCCCCGCTACCGGGGACGCGTCGCCCGGGGCGGACACCCCGCGTACCGTGCGCCGGTTCGCCTCCGTCATCCGGCTGCGCCCGGAGAAGGAGGCCGAGTACCGCGCCCTGCACGCCGACGCCTGGCCGCAGGTCCTCGCCACTCTCAAGCGGGCCCGGATCGGGAACTACTCGATCTTCCTGCGCGACGGACTCCTCTTCTCCTACCTGGAGTACGACGGCGAGGACTACGACGCCGACCAGGCGCTCATCGCCGCCGACCCCACCACGCGCCGCTGGTGGGAGCTGACCGACCCGTGCCAGCAGCCCGTGGAGAGCGCCGCCGCCGGCGAGAGCTGGGCGCCCGCGGAAGAGGTCTTCCACCTCGACTGAGGCGGGGGCCCACGATCCGGACCCCGGTCCTACGCTCCGGACCCCGGTCCCAGACCCCGGGGCCCGGCCCCGCACCCGGGGGCCCGGCCCCGCACCACCCCGCACACCCCCGTGCCGTACGCGCCCGCACCGCCGTACGGCACGGGCCGGCCCGAAGGATGACCGTGCGCATCGACGCCCACTTCCACCTCTGGGACCTGGACCGGCACGAACACGCCTGGACCCGGGAGAGCCCCGTACTGCACCGCAGTTACCGCCCCGCAGACCTGCGCCCCGCGCTCGCGGCGGCCGGTGTGGGGCGCGCGGTGCTCGTACAGACCGTGCCCGAGCCCTGGGAGACGCCCGAACTCCTCGCCCTCGCGGAGCAGGAGGAGTTCATCGGCGCCGTCGTCGGCTGGAGCGACCTCACGGACCCGGAGCTGCCCGACGCGCTCGACCGGCTGCGCGCCCTGCCCGGCGGCCGCTTCCTGACCGGGCTGCGCCACAACGTCCAGGACGAACCCGGCACCGCGTGGTTCGCCCGCCCCGAGGTACGGCACGGGCTGCGCGCGCTCGGCGCGGCGGGGCTCACGTACGACCTTCTCGTGCGCCCCGATCAGCTCACCGCCGCCGTCGCGCTCGTCCGGGGGCTGCCACAGGTGCGCTTCGTCCTCGATCACGCGGGCAACCCGGTCGTCGGGCCGCGCCCCGCCCCCGAGTGGACCGCCGCGATGACGGCGCTCGGCCAACTGTCCAACGTCGCCGTCAAGTTCTCCGGCC includes these proteins:
- a CDS encoding SDR family NAD(P)-dependent oxidoreductase; amino-acid sequence: MTTTPATTAVPVPGPLAGLRALVTGGASGLGRATAQRLTAQGARVVVLDRAGEAPEGTAGLVRADLADDASVRAAVTEALDVLGGLDILVNNAGIGAQGSVEDNDDAEWHRVLDVNVVGLVRVTRAALPALRASAHGAVVNIGSIAATAGLPQRALYTASKGAILSLTRAMAADLLPEGIRVNAVNPGTADTPWVGRLLASAEDPAAEQAALAARQPHGRLVSGEEVAEAVSYLVSPAAASTTGTTLAVDGGMDGLRLRGEG
- a CDS encoding fumarylacetoacetate hydrolase family protein, coding for MKLARIGAPGAERPVVSGTDGIWRELAPLLDGADLTPATLATALAARDLGSLPEVTGGPERFGPPLAAIGKIVCIGLNYRQHAAETGAEVPAEPIVFLKTPDTVVGPDDEVLIPRASVKTDYEVELAVVIGREARYLPDAESAAACVAGYAISNDVSEREFQLERGGQWDKGKNCETFNPLGPWLLSADEVPDPHSLGLRLWVNGELRQDGGTHDMIFGVHEIVRYLSHFMTLRPGDIINTGTPAGVALGRPETPYLRPGDVMEVEIDGLGRQRQTLGKA
- a CDS encoding amidohydrolase; this translates as MRIDAHFHLWDLDRHEHAWTRESPVLHRSYRPADLRPALAAAGVGRAVLVQTVPEPWETPELLALAEQEEFIGAVVGWSDLTDPELPDALDRLRALPGGRFLTGLRHNVQDEPGTAWFARPEVRHGLRALGAAGLTYDLLVRPDQLTAAVALVRGLPQVRFVLDHAGNPVVGPRPAPEWTAAMTALGQLSNVAVKFSGLLTRTGETDPVTALAAYAATLLGTFGPRRVLFGSDWPVCRLTAEYEEVLAVTETLLAPLAPADRAAVLGTNAADWYAVRT
- a CDS encoding L-rhamnose mutarotase, giving the protein MSTVPEQPSSPATGDASPGADTPRTVRRFASVIRLRPEKEAEYRALHADAWPQVLATLKRARIGNYSIFLRDGLLFSYLEYDGEDYDADQALIAADPTTRRWWELTDPCQQPVESAAAGESWAPAEEVFHLD